In Streptomyces capitiformicae, one genomic interval encodes:
- a CDS encoding DUF1003 domain-containing protein translates to MHERTPSSAAPVRERTLSGATARPRTRLDQPLRRRARFLPEWDPEAFGRLSERIARFLGTGRFLVWMTVAINVWVLWNVFAPRALRFDEYPFIFLTLMLSLQASYAAPLILLAQNRQDDRDRVNLEQDRKQNERSIADTEYLTREIAALRIGLGEVATRDWLRSELQDLQREIEEHRTFALPEDGS, encoded by the coding sequence ATGCACGAGCGCACGCCGTCCTCCGCGGCACCCGTACGGGAGCGCACGCTCTCCGGGGCCACCGCACGCCCACGTACGCGCCTGGACCAGCCGCTGCGCCGCCGGGCCAGGTTCCTGCCCGAATGGGACCCCGAGGCCTTCGGACGGCTCTCGGAGCGCATCGCACGGTTCCTGGGCACCGGACGGTTCCTGGTCTGGATGACGGTCGCCATCAATGTCTGGGTCCTGTGGAACGTGTTCGCGCCCCGCGCCCTGCGCTTCGACGAGTACCCGTTCATCTTCCTGACGCTGATGCTCTCCCTCCAGGCCTCGTACGCGGCCCCGCTGATCCTCCTCGCGCAGAACCGCCAGGACGACCGCGACCGGGTCAACCTCGAACAGGACCGCAAACAGAACGAGCGCTCGATCGCCGACACCGAGTATCTGACCAGGGAGATCGCCGCGCTCCGTATCGGCCTCGGCGAGGTCGCCACCCGCGACTGGCTACGCTCCGAGCTCCAGGATCTCCAGCGGGAGATCGAGGAGCACCGGACCTTCGCGCTGCCGGAAGATGGTTCCTGA
- a CDS encoding magnesium and cobalt transport protein CorA, with translation MSMINNLRAAVRPTRTSRLSLRKDGGAYDATRPAEATTAVVDCAVYRDGVRVVTERSLTPHEAIRQVRRDGGFVWIGLHEPSEAEFSGIAAEFGLHPLAVEDAVQAHQRPKLERYDDTLFTVFKTIHYVEHDELTATSEVVESGEVMCFTGRDFFITVRHGGQGSLRALRHRLQDDPELLAKGPSAVLHAIADHVVDGYVAVADAVQDDIDEVETEVFSPGRKGTPRGTDAGRIYQLKREVMEFKRAVLPLVRPMQLLSERPMRLVDPDIQKYFRDVADHLARVQEQVVGFDELLNSILQANLAQASVAQNEDMRKITSWAAIIAVPTMVCGVYGMNFKYMPELGWKFGYPMVLTVTVAICFGIHRTLKRNGWL, from the coding sequence ATGTCGATGATCAACAACCTGCGTGCCGCGGTCCGCCCGACCCGTACCTCGCGCCTGTCGCTGCGCAAGGACGGGGGCGCGTACGACGCCACGCGCCCGGCGGAGGCGACCACGGCCGTCGTGGACTGCGCCGTCTACCGCGACGGCGTGCGCGTCGTCACCGAGCGCAGCCTGACCCCGCACGAGGCGATCCGTCAGGTGCGTCGGGACGGCGGCTTCGTCTGGATCGGGCTGCACGAGCCCTCCGAGGCCGAATTCTCCGGTATCGCCGCGGAGTTCGGGTTGCACCCGCTGGCCGTGGAGGACGCGGTGCAGGCCCACCAGCGGCCGAAGCTGGAGCGGTACGACGACACCCTCTTCACCGTCTTCAAGACCATCCACTACGTCGAGCACGACGAACTCACCGCCACCAGCGAGGTGGTCGAGTCCGGCGAGGTCATGTGCTTCACCGGGCGGGACTTCTTCATCACCGTCCGGCACGGCGGTCAGGGTTCGCTGCGCGCGCTGCGCCACCGGCTGCAGGACGACCCGGAGTTGCTCGCCAAGGGCCCCTCGGCCGTGCTGCACGCCATCGCCGACCACGTCGTCGACGGGTACGTGGCCGTCGCGGACGCCGTGCAGGACGACATCGACGAGGTGGAGACGGAGGTGTTCTCGCCGGGCCGCAAGGGCACGCCGCGGGGTACGGACGCCGGCCGGATCTACCAACTCAAGCGCGAGGTCATGGAGTTCAAGCGCGCGGTGCTGCCGCTGGTGCGGCCCATGCAGCTGCTGAGCGAGCGGCCGATGCGGCTGGTCGACCCGGACATCCAGAAGTACTTCCGTGACGTGGCCGACCACCTCGCCCGCGTCCAGGAGCAGGTCGTCGGCTTCGACGAGCTCCTCAACTCGATCCTTCAGGCGAACCTGGCGCAGGCCTCCGTCGCGCAGAACGAGGACATGCGGAAGATCACCTCGTGGGCGGCCATCATCGCCGTACCGACGATGGTGTGCGGCGTGTACGGCATGAACTTCAAGTACATGCCGGAGCTGGGTTGGAAGTTCGGCTACCCGATGGTTCTGACCGTCACGGTCGCGATCTGCTTCGGCATCCACCGCACGCTCAAGCGGAACGGGTGGCTCTAG
- a CDS encoding suppressor of fused domain protein: MVDVLPLVEARLRTALGEPDARAAVTFLGTDRIEVLRFTDGDLVRYATLGMSAQPMTDPAAMLADPVKGPRAELVLSVRHGTADTDKVLRPLAVLAASPQVEGVVVAPGASLDVGAPLWPGAPFTSVLVAESGGLVEDLELDAPADPVRFLPLLPMTANEAAWKRVHGAQALQERWLTQGTDLRDPVRKSVPLD; the protein is encoded by the coding sequence ATGGTTGATGTTCTTCCGTTGGTGGAGGCCCGTTTGCGCACCGCGCTGGGCGAACCGGACGCGCGCGCCGCGGTCACCTTCCTCGGCACGGACCGCATCGAGGTCCTCCGCTTCACCGACGGAGACCTCGTCCGCTACGCCACCCTCGGTATGTCCGCCCAGCCGATGACCGACCCCGCCGCGATGCTCGCCGACCCCGTCAAGGGCCCGCGCGCCGAGCTCGTCCTGTCCGTACGGCACGGGACGGCCGACACCGACAAGGTGCTCCGCCCGCTCGCCGTGCTCGCCGCGTCACCACAGGTCGAAGGCGTGGTCGTGGCTCCCGGCGCCTCCCTCGACGTGGGTGCGCCGCTCTGGCCCGGCGCCCCCTTCACCTCCGTCCTCGTCGCCGAGTCCGGCGGCCTCGTGGAGGACCTCGAACTGGACGCCCCCGCCGACCCCGTACGTTTCCTGCCCCTTCTGCCGATGACCGCCAACGAGGCCGCCTGGAAGCGGGTGCACGGCGCCCAGGCCCTCCAGGAGCGCTGGCTCACGCAGGGCACGGATCTGCGCGACCCGGTCCGCAAGTCGGTCCCCCTGGACTGA
- a CDS encoding magnesium transporter MgtE N-terminal domain-containing protein has translation MAALAPRIFVSHLSGVAVFDPNGDQVGRVRDLVAILRVGRKPPRLLGLVVELSTRRRIFLPMTRVTGVQSGQVITTGVLNVRRFEQRPTERLVIGELLDRRVRLVETGEEVTVLDISVQQLPARRDWEIDRVFVRKGKGGAFRRHRGETLTVEWSAVTGFSLEEHGQGAESLLATFEQLRPADLANVLHHLSAKRRAEVAAALDDDRLADVLEELPEDDQIEILGKLKEERAADVLEAMDPDDAADLLAELPEEEQERLLTLMQPDEAADVRRLMAYEEKTAGGLMTTEPIVLRPDATVADALARVREPDLSPALAAQVYVCRPPDETPTGKYLGTVHFQRLLRDPPYNLVSSILDDDLQPLDPEALLPEVAGFFATYDMVAAPVVDESGSLLGAVTVDDVLDHMLPEDWRETEFHLDEDDGDVEGAAHGS, from the coding sequence ATGGCGGCGCTGGCGCCCCGGATCTTCGTCTCGCACCTCTCCGGAGTCGCCGTCTTCGACCCGAACGGCGACCAGGTGGGCCGGGTCCGTGACCTCGTGGCCATCCTGCGGGTCGGGCGGAAGCCGCCGCGGCTGCTCGGCCTGGTCGTCGAGCTGTCCACGCGGCGCCGGATCTTTCTGCCGATGACCCGGGTCACGGGAGTGCAGTCCGGACAGGTCATCACCACCGGCGTCCTGAACGTGCGCCGCTTCGAGCAGCGGCCCACCGAGCGGCTCGTCATCGGGGAACTGCTGGACCGTCGCGTACGGCTGGTGGAGACGGGTGAGGAGGTGACGGTCCTCGACATCTCGGTGCAGCAGCTGCCGGCCCGCCGGGACTGGGAGATCGACCGGGTGTTCGTACGGAAGGGGAAGGGCGGGGCGTTCCGGCGGCACCGGGGCGAGACGCTGACCGTGGAGTGGTCGGCGGTCACCGGGTTCTCGCTGGAGGAGCACGGGCAGGGCGCGGAGAGCCTGCTGGCCACCTTCGAGCAGCTCCGCCCGGCCGACCTCGCCAACGTGCTGCACCACCTCTCCGCCAAGCGCCGGGCCGAGGTCGCCGCCGCCCTCGACGACGACCGTCTCGCCGATGTCCTGGAGGAGCTTCCGGAGGACGACCAGATCGAGATCCTCGGCAAGCTCAAGGAGGAGCGGGCCGCCGACGTCCTGGAGGCCATGGATCCGGACGACGCCGCCGACCTGCTCGCCGAGCTGCCGGAGGAGGAGCAGGAGCGGCTGCTGACGCTGATGCAGCCGGACGAGGCGGCGGACGTACGGCGGCTCATGGCGTACGAGGAGAAGACCGCCGGCGGCCTGATGACCACCGAGCCGATCGTGCTGCGCCCGGACGCGACCGTCGCCGACGCGCTCGCCCGGGTCCGCGAGCCCGACCTCTCCCCCGCGCTCGCCGCCCAGGTGTATGTGTGCCGGCCGCCGGACGAGACCCCGACCGGCAAGTACCTCGGCACGGTCCACTTCCAACGGCTGCTGCGGGACCCGCCGTACAACCTGGTCAGCTCGATCCTCGACGACGACCTCCAGCCGCTCGACCCGGAGGCCCTGCTGCCCGAGGTGGCCGGGTTCTTCGCGACGTACGACATGGTCGCGGCGCCCGTGGTCGACGAGAGCGGCTCGCTGTTGGGCGCGGTGACCGTGGACGACGTACTGGACCACATGCTGCCCGAGGACTGGCGGGAGACGGAGTTCCACCTGGACGAGGACGACGGGGACGTCGAGGGGGCGGCCCATGGTTCCTGA
- a CDS encoding Mrp/NBP35 family ATP-binding protein: MAVHRPGSTPTSDAVHAALATVNDPEINRPITELGMVKSVEIGADGAVAVAVYLTVSGCPMRDTITQRVTEAVSRVEGVTRVDVELDVMSDEQRRELASALRGGQAEREIPFAKPGSLTRVYAVASGKGGVGKSSVTVNLAAAMAADGLKVGVVDADIYGHSVPRMLGAGGRPTQVENMIMPPSANGVKVISIGMFTPGNDPVVWRGPMLHRALQQFLADVYWGDLDVLLLDLPPGTGDIAISVAQLVPNAEILIVTTPQQAAAEVAERAGSIAVQTHQKIVGVVENMSGLPCPHCDEMVDVFGTGGGQVVADGLTRTTGTTVPVLGNIPIDVRLREGGDEGKPVVLTDPDSPAGSALRAIAGKLGGRQRGLSGMSLGITPRNKF; this comes from the coding sequence ATGGCTGTCCACAGGCCGGGTTCCACCCCTACGAGTGACGCCGTGCACGCAGCACTCGCCACGGTGAACGACCCCGAGATCAACCGGCCCATCACCGAACTCGGGATGGTCAAATCGGTGGAGATCGGTGCGGACGGAGCGGTCGCGGTCGCCGTGTACCTGACGGTCTCCGGCTGCCCCATGCGCGACACGATCACGCAGCGTGTGACGGAGGCGGTCTCGCGGGTCGAGGGCGTCACCCGCGTCGACGTCGAACTCGACGTCATGAGCGACGAGCAGCGCCGTGAGCTGGCCTCCGCGCTGCGCGGCGGCCAGGCCGAGCGCGAGATCCCGTTCGCGAAACCGGGCTCCCTCACTCGCGTGTACGCCGTCGCCTCCGGCAAGGGCGGCGTCGGCAAGTCCTCGGTGACGGTGAACCTGGCGGCGGCGATGGCGGCCGACGGTCTGAAGGTCGGTGTCGTCGACGCCGACATCTACGGCCACTCCGTGCCGCGCATGCTGGGCGCCGGCGGCCGTCCCACCCAGGTCGAGAACATGATCATGCCGCCGTCCGCGAACGGCGTGAAGGTCATCTCGATCGGCATGTTCACGCCGGGCAACGACCCCGTCGTCTGGCGCGGCCCGATGCTCCACAGGGCGCTCCAGCAGTTCCTGGCGGACGTCTACTGGGGCGACCTGGATGTTCTGTTGCTCGACCTGCCCCCGGGCACGGGCGACATCGCGATCTCCGTCGCCCAGCTGGTCCCGAACGCGGAGATCCTGATCGTGACGACCCCGCAGCAGGCGGCGGCCGAGGTGGCGGAGCGGGCGGGCTCGATCGCGGTCCAGACCCACCAGAAGATCGTCGGCGTCGTCGAGAACATGTCCGGCCTCCCCTGCCCGCACTGCGACGAGATGGTCGACGTCTTCGGCACGGGCGGCGGCCAGGTCGTCGCCGACGGCCTCACCCGCACGACGGGCACCACGGTCCCGGTCCTCGGCAACATCCCCATCGACGTCCGCCTCCGCGAGGGCGGCGACGAGGGCAAGCCGGTGGTCCTGACCGACCCCGACTCCCCGGCGGGCTCGGCCCTACGAGCGATCGCCGGCAAGCTGGGCGGCCGCCAGAGGGGCTTGTCGGGCATGAGCCTGGGCATCACGCCGAGGAACAAGTTCTAG